In Paenibacillus guangzhouensis, a single window of DNA contains:
- a CDS encoding BrxA/BrxB family bacilliredoxin codes for MSMSFDRYMKDMVQPMRDDLTRVGIEELLTPEAVEEKLPTAKGTTLLVINSVCGCAAGQCRPGVAKALQHDVTPDHLYTVFAGQEKEATAKAREYLLPYPPSSPSIAILKDGELVHFVERHSIENRSADDIAAELTAAFDRYCK; via the coding sequence ATGTCAATGTCTTTTGATCGATATATGAAAGATATGGTTCAACCGATGCGTGATGATCTTACGCGGGTTGGGATTGAAGAATTATTAACGCCAGAGGCTGTTGAGGAGAAGCTGCCAACGGCAAAAGGTACAACACTTCTCGTGATTAACTCCGTATGTGGCTGCGCAGCAGGCCAATGCAGACCAGGTGTTGCTAAGGCTTTACAACATGATGTCACACCGGATCATTTGTATACCGTATTCGCAGGGCAAGAGAAAGAAGCGACTGCCAAAGCGCGTGAGTACTTATTGCCATATCCTCCTTCATCCCCTTCGATCGCGATCTTGAAGGATGGCGAGTTGGTTCATTTCGTTGAGCGTCATAGCATTGAGAACCGTAGTGCAGATGACATTGCGGCTGAATTGACGGCAGCATTTGATCGTTACTGCAAATAA
- the nadE gene encoding ammonia-dependent NAD(+) synthetase → MSLQQEIIERLGVKPSIDVEEEVRKRVDFLKEYVTKSGVTGLLIAISGGIDSAVAAGLCKQATDELSQETGRDYMTLGVYQPYGTQEDINHSYEVAQAFQLKHTVETNIEDAVNEIALETEHAFKSLSIHRHISIPGKGNVKARTRMVVQYALAFDLNLLVVGTDHASEAITGFYTKWGDGAVDITPLSTLNKRQVRQLAAHIGVPKSVLDKAPTAGLWEGQTDEGELGITYDENSDYLEGKDIPQAAREKLEKQYLKTEHKRSAIPGI, encoded by the coding sequence ATGAGTTTGCAGCAGGAAATTATTGAACGGCTAGGCGTTAAGCCATCGATCGACGTCGAGGAAGAAGTTCGGAAGCGGGTCGATTTTCTGAAGGAATACGTGACGAAGTCCGGTGTGACGGGTCTTCTGATTGCGATTAGCGGCGGAATTGATAGTGCTGTGGCTGCAGGTCTGTGCAAGCAAGCAACGGACGAACTGAGCCAAGAGACAGGGCGCGATTATATGACCCTTGGTGTCTATCAGCCTTATGGTACGCAAGAGGATATCAATCACAGCTACGAAGTGGCGCAGGCGTTCCAGCTGAAGCATACGGTGGAGACGAACATTGAGGATGCGGTGAACGAGATCGCGCTGGAGACGGAGCATGCCTTCAAGTCGCTTAGCATTCATCGTCATATCAGTATCCCGGGCAAAGGTAATGTCAAAGCACGGACACGGATGGTCGTGCAATATGCGCTTGCTTTTGATCTCAATCTGCTTGTTGTCGGAACCGACCATGCTTCGGAAGCAATTACAGGCTTCTACACGAAGTGGGGCGATGGGGCCGTAGATATTACGCCGCTCAGTACGCTTAACAAACGCCAGGTTCGTCAACTGGCAGCGCATATCGGCGTGCCGAAGAGCGTATTAGATAAAGCGCCGACCGCAGGATTATGGGAAGGACAGACGGATGAAGGCGAATTAGGGATCACTTATGACGAGAACAGCGATTATCTCGAGGGCAAAGATATCCCACAAGCAGCGCGCGAGAAGCTGGAGAAGCAGTACCTGAAAACGGAGCATAAGCGTTCTGCGATTCCGGGAATATAA
- a CDS encoding BaiN/RdsA family NAD(P)/FAD-dependent oxidoreductase, with the protein MKYDVIVIGGGPSGLMASIAAAEHGASVLLIDKGDKLGRKLGISGGGRCNVTNAKEIDELIQYIPGNGRFLHSAFAHFSNKDIIRFFENLGIALKEEDRGRMFPVSDKAKTVVDALISKARKLGVEMRTNRPVDKVQYRDNVPVGVRLRSGETVSSRTVIIATGGKSVPQTGSTGDGYPWAMEAGHTITELFPTEVPITVQEPFIRSKELQGLSLRNITLSVWNPKGKKIIEHEGDMLFTHFGISGPAALRASQFVVKAQKKFDTRLIRVTVDLFPDKSVDELYHASMNLARQDPKKAIKNVLKPLLPERMIPLFLKLAGLQEDTTFDNIPKQPWLMLANLMKEFPMQANGTLSIEEAFVTGGGIHLKEIDPKTMMSKLAAGLFFCGEVMDIHGYTGGYNITAAFTTGYTAGMSAAQFCNQT; encoded by the coding sequence ATGAAATATGACGTCATCGTCATCGGCGGAGGGCCTTCGGGGCTCATGGCCAGCATCGCGGCTGCGGAGCACGGCGCTTCGGTGCTATTGATCGATAAAGGGGACAAGCTCGGACGGAAGCTGGGCATATCAGGCGGCGGGCGCTGCAATGTCACTAACGCCAAGGAAATCGATGAGCTGATTCAATATATTCCGGGAAATGGCCGGTTCCTGCACAGTGCATTCGCCCATTTCAGCAATAAAGACATTATTCGATTTTTCGAGAATCTAGGGATTGCACTCAAAGAAGAGGATCGCGGGCGTATGTTCCCTGTATCCGATAAAGCCAAGACGGTCGTGGACGCCTTAATCAGCAAAGCACGGAAGCTCGGCGTCGAAATGCGCACGAACCGTCCTGTCGACAAAGTGCAATATCGCGACAATGTCCCAGTCGGCGTACGGTTGCGCTCAGGGGAGACCGTGAGCAGCCGCACCGTAATTATCGCAACGGGTGGCAAGTCCGTTCCCCAGACAGGTTCGACAGGTGACGGCTATCCATGGGCGATGGAGGCAGGACATACGATCACAGAATTATTTCCGACAGAAGTTCCGATTACGGTGCAAGAGCCGTTCATTCGCAGTAAGGAGCTTCAAGGCTTGTCGCTTCGCAATATTACACTCTCGGTATGGAACCCGAAAGGCAAGAAGATCATTGAACATGAAGGGGATATGCTCTTCACCCACTTTGGCATATCGGGACCCGCAGCCCTTCGCGCAAGTCAATTTGTCGTCAAAGCACAGAAAAAATTCGATACCCGTTTGATTCGTGTGACCGTCGATTTATTTCCCGATAAATCCGTCGATGAGCTCTATCACGCATCCATGAATCTCGCTCGGCAGGATCCGAAGAAAGCGATCAAGAATGTGCTTAAGCCGCTTCTGCCTGAACGGATGATACCTTTGTTCCTGAAGCTTGCCGGGCTTCAAGAAGATACAACTTTCGACAATATTCCGAAGCAGCCTTGGCTTATGCTTGCGAATCTGATGAAGGAATTCCCGATGCAGGCGAACGGGACGCTCTCCATCGAGGAAGCGTTCGTCACCGGCGGGGGTATACATCTGAAGGAAATCGATCCGAAGACTATGATGTCCAAGCTAGCGGCAGGCCTCTTCTTCTGCGGTGAAGTCATGGATATTCACGGTTATACGGGAGGCTATAACATTACAGCAGCATTTACAACCGGATACACGGCGGGCATGAGCGCAGCGCAATTCTGCAATCAGACATAG
- a CDS encoding MarR family winged helix-turn-helix transcriptional regulator — MQELEERRLDPSVQLFHVFSKAFKSVSEHFNLSSKAQGFNPTAFAVLEVLYLKGSQPVQQIGSKLLLQSGNVTYVIDKLEQTGLLRRKHCSKDRRVINTELTEEGRAVMDKVYPEHTRAIASAVSGLTEEEKVLAMRLLKKLGMTADRITPAKMKRT, encoded by the coding sequence TTGCAGGAACTTGAAGAAAGACGGTTAGATCCATCCGTCCAATTATTCCACGTTTTCTCCAAAGCGTTCAAAAGCGTGTCCGAACATTTCAATCTAAGCAGTAAGGCGCAAGGGTTCAACCCTACTGCATTCGCTGTATTAGAAGTGCTGTATTTGAAAGGATCACAACCCGTTCAACAAATTGGTTCTAAGCTGCTTCTTCAGAGCGGTAACGTAACCTATGTCATTGATAAACTCGAGCAGACAGGCCTCTTGCGGCGCAAGCATTGCTCCAAAGACCGCCGCGTCATCAATACGGAACTCACGGAAGAAGGCAGAGCCGTGATGGACAAGGTATATCCTGAACATACCCGTGCAATCGCTTCAGCCGTTAGTGGTCTAACCGAAGAAGAAAAGGTCCTTGCTATGCGCCTGCTCAAAAAGCTAGGTATGACCGCAGATCGCATCACGCCAGCTAAAATGAAAAGAACCTAG
- a CDS encoding DNA/RNA helicase: MQHSAISFQFRDSHSARLAFDTMQELGYEPRIDNAVGTQLHIHVEHADLTSALEIAQAYGGELQAQAEMTEMAVHDEAYGLDHLIPVPAHVVNEDWVDGYADREAFRDADQYNNLDLRDEDHLAWVDETTDHFSGEVKA, from the coding sequence ATGCAACATTCAGCGATTTCGTTTCAATTCCGAGATTCACACAGCGCGAGGTTAGCCTTTGATACGATGCAAGAGCTAGGGTACGAACCGAGAATCGATAATGCTGTAGGGACGCAGTTACATATTCATGTGGAACATGCTGACTTAACATCGGCGCTGGAGATTGCGCAGGCCTATGGCGGCGAGCTGCAAGCGCAAGCTGAAATGACGGAAATGGCTGTTCATGACGAAGCCTACGGCTTGGATCACCTTATTCCTGTACCCGCCCATGTGGTGAACGAGGATTGGGTAGATGGCTACGCGGATCGCGAGGCATTTCGTGATGCCGATCAATATAACAATCTAGATCTGCGTGATGAAGATCATTTGGCTTGGGTTGATGAGACAACGGATCATTTCTCAGGAGAAGTGAAGGCATAG
- a CDS encoding putative bifunctional diguanylate cyclase/phosphodiesterase encodes MFDLSRKLNPLSTYRALIALVCCIGLALLGTQWVIDFSYGARIFFCSAFLFVILYLFGPYWASASAIVVSIVSYFVLESSIYVLLFCVEVIVVSAVFSRKKRFLFIWDGLFWLFLGAPLAGFIYYLQMGSYASEMYLQVFMIAMSGLLNGLLGDVMITYLPWRRLFPKLKKRTIYLNQLLTHLSIAAVIGPFILNMYMDSFQIRNRVEHDSRLLVQTQTQHMLNEIERLQQEARAKRTTLQKTILAGGLLQELVNKSANGPISIGLFYSNGQLAGSTDGNTFLQHYNRMKAEEMTPITSEASIEELGTVSTQLKTKSSFYRWIPVNTHYSYETWRWNHGYYVLLTELPDLNPSKVVAYIPISYYQQGTILAYTNKFIVMFTFCLVAAVVSLFFNSYLMLSLNQLMKMTTDLPEKLKRQQVFAWPRTAIHEIGSLVTNFRTMSERVVEMFHEMQHMNAQLIEQTEMLAKSEERLEQLAYYDSLTGLPNRYQFTVYLEQAIAHASQHGGDLAVMFIDLDRFKHVNDTLGHDVGDLLIAEVSRRLGSIFNDRTQRSSCARLGGDEFVVILQDVKRSEIDHYAEVIIEKISKAFCIQSHELFVAASIGISLYPRDGDNLTSMLKNADTAMYVAKDNGGSCYQYYHEISTAHISERMMLENQLRKAQERGELLLHYQPLLNDRGHVIAAEALIRWNHPVHGFVPPSQFIPLAEETGLIIPIGEWVLRTACLQHSAWIGEGLSSIQMSVNVSLRQFSKDDFVASVDRILAETGFDPRYLILEITEGYVHHDMEHAIDVLRQLKERGIQIAIDDFGTGYSSLSRLRNLPIHMIKLDQSFVRHLPSDQVNASIVRTVIELGHSLEVAVTAEGIETEEELAFLRDSGCDKFQGYLFSKPIEANVFASIFTAAYTGRT; translated from the coding sequence GTGTTCGATCTGTCTCGCAAGCTGAATCCACTTTCTACCTATCGCGCATTGATTGCACTTGTCTGTTGTATCGGATTAGCGCTGCTCGGGACGCAATGGGTTATTGATTTTTCTTATGGCGCACGGATTTTTTTCTGCAGCGCTTTTCTATTTGTGATTTTGTACTTGTTCGGACCTTACTGGGCGAGCGCGTCTGCGATTGTCGTGAGCATAGTCTCCTATTTTGTGCTGGAGAGTTCGATCTATGTGCTCTTGTTCTGTGTTGAGGTGATCGTGGTCAGCGCCGTCTTCTCACGGAAGAAGCGATTTCTATTCATATGGGATGGACTGTTCTGGCTCTTCCTCGGGGCGCCGTTAGCGGGTTTTATCTATTACTTGCAGATGGGTAGCTATGCCTCCGAGATGTATTTGCAAGTATTTATGATTGCGATGAGCGGTTTATTGAACGGATTGTTAGGGGATGTCATGATCACCTATTTGCCGTGGAGACGGTTATTCCCGAAGCTGAAGAAGCGCACCATTTATTTGAATCAGCTGCTCACGCATCTCTCAATCGCGGCAGTGATCGGACCTTTTATCTTAAATATGTATATGGACAGCTTTCAAATTCGAAATCGGGTCGAACATGACTCCAGGTTACTAGTACAGACGCAGACACAGCATATGCTAAATGAGATTGAGCGTCTTCAGCAAGAAGCGAGGGCGAAGCGTACGACCCTTCAAAAAACAATTCTGGCTGGCGGTCTCTTGCAAGAACTGGTCAATAAGTCAGCGAATGGCCCGATCTCCATTGGACTATTCTACTCGAACGGGCAGCTTGCTGGTTCAACGGACGGCAATACATTCCTGCAGCATTATAATCGCATGAAAGCTGAAGAGATGACCCCCATTACATCGGAGGCCTCGATTGAAGAGCTAGGCACGGTTAGCACGCAATTGAAAACGAAGAGCTCCTTCTATCGATGGATCCCGGTCAATACGCATTACAGCTATGAGACGTGGCGATGGAATCATGGCTATTACGTATTATTAACGGAACTGCCTGACTTGAATCCGAGCAAGGTTGTTGCGTACATCCCGATATCTTATTATCAGCAGGGTACGATTCTAGCCTATACCAACAAATTTATTGTCATGTTCACATTCTGCTTGGTTGCAGCGGTTGTCTCGTTGTTCTTCAATTCTTATCTCATGCTATCGCTTAACCAGTTGATGAAGATGACGACGGATTTGCCGGAGAAATTGAAGCGTCAGCAGGTATTTGCGTGGCCCCGAACGGCGATTCATGAGATAGGCTCCCTGGTGACGAATTTCCGGACCATGTCGGAACGTGTGGTCGAGATGTTCCATGAGATGCAGCATATGAATGCACAGTTGATCGAGCAGACCGAGATGCTCGCCAAATCAGAGGAACGATTAGAACAGCTCGCGTATTATGATTCTTTGACGGGATTGCCGAACCGGTATCAATTCACGGTATATCTGGAGCAGGCGATTGCCCATGCTTCGCAGCATGGAGGGGATCTTGCTGTGATGTTCATTGACCTTGACCGATTTAAACATGTGAACGATACACTTGGTCATGATGTTGGTGATCTATTGATTGCAGAGGTGTCCAGACGATTGGGCAGCATCTTTAATGATCGGACGCAGCGGTCTAGCTGTGCAAGACTTGGTGGGGATGAATTCGTTGTCATTCTGCAAGACGTGAAGCGGAGTGAAATTGATCATTATGCCGAAGTGATCATCGAGAAGATATCGAAGGCTTTCTGCATTCAATCGCATGAATTGTTCGTCGCAGCAAGTATCGGAATCAGTCTATATCCGCGGGACGGAGACAATCTGACATCCATGCTGAAGAACGCCGATACGGCGATGTATGTTGCGAAGGACAATGGTGGCTCTTGCTATCAATATTACCATGAGATTTCGACAGCGCATATTTCAGAGCGAATGATGCTCGAGAATCAATTGCGCAAAGCGCAGGAACGCGGTGAGCTGCTCCTACATTATCAGCCATTGCTCAATGATCGTGGTCATGTGATTGCTGCAGAGGCGTTGATTCGCTGGAATCATCCAGTCCACGGTTTTGTTCCGCCGTCACAGTTCATCCCATTGGCAGAGGAGACCGGACTTATTATTCCGATTGGGGAGTGGGTCCTTCGGACTGCCTGCCTGCAGCATTCGGCGTGGATAGGAGAAGGGCTGTCGAGCATCCAGATGAGTGTAAATGTATCCTTGCGGCAATTTTCTAAAGATGATTTCGTTGCATCCGTAGATCGTATCTTAGCGGAGACGGGCTTTGATCCACGATATTTAATCTTAGAGATTACGGAAGGGTACGTTCATCATGATATGGAACATGCCATAGACGTGCTAAGACAACTCAAAGAACGCGGAATCCAGATCGCGATTGATGATTTTGGTACCGGATATTCTTCGCTTAGCCGACTGCGGAATTTACCCATTCATATGATCAAATTGGATCAATCGTTCGTAAGGCACTTACCGTCGGATCAGGTGAATGCTTCCATTGTGAGAACAGTGATCGAGCTTGGTCATAGTCTAGAGGTGGCCGTAACTGCGGAGGGGATTGAGACGGAAGAGGAGCTGGCATTTTTACGAGACAGTGGGTGTGATAAATTTCAGGGCTATCTGTTCAGTAAGCCGATTGAAGCGAATGTATTTGCATCCATTTTTACAGCTGCGTATACAGGAAGAACCTAA
- a CDS encoding PadR family transcriptional regulator has protein sequence MNSQDVILGMLLKGPMSGYDMKQVFQSVFSYFYDASYGTIYPTLSRMEKNGLITKESVVQEGKPNKNVYAITAQGHEMFMQYMHSEIEPESFRSDLLMRMFFGEFVGKDVVVGWFEREIVKKEQQYQQLSSGYQEFAQLCSPTKRLCAEYGMESLAHAIQFLKKGLREIQALEA, from the coding sequence ATGAACAGTCAGGACGTTATTCTTGGGATGCTGCTCAAAGGCCCGATGTCAGGATATGATATGAAGCAAGTATTCCAAAGTGTGTTTTCTTATTTCTATGATGCAAGTTACGGAACCATTTACCCTACGCTCAGCCGGATGGAGAAGAATGGATTGATCACGAAGGAAAGTGTCGTACAGGAAGGGAAGCCGAACAAGAATGTCTATGCGATTACAGCGCAAGGGCATGAAATGTTCATGCAGTATATGCATAGCGAGATCGAGCCAGAGAGCTTCCGATCTGATTTATTAATGCGCATGTTCTTTGGCGAATTCGTCGGCAAGGACGTCGTGGTGGGGTGGTTCGAGCGCGAGATCGTGAAGAAGGAACAACAGTATCAGCAGCTTAGCAGCGGATATCAGGAGTTCGCACAGCTATGCAGCCCGACGAAGCGGTTATGCGCGGAGTATGGGATGGAGTCACTAGCCCACGCGATACAATTCCTGAAGAAAGGGCTTCGGGAAATTCAGGCGTTAGAGGCGTAG
- a CDS encoding two-component system sensor histidine kinase NtrB, which yields MKPKVSGLLSNFRILFAFFSMIAFLLSMAFSYCTPDEFYYDFRMVPLLIGILYTGFRSSIVLVAIYIGAHFLFFDQNEMWNLPSDVGLYLIPLAMYFIPKFRAGDASKRIRIATYIVVAGMVLSYIVYIVRVRSMMVQLDFSKVLYEVLFSGICMLTAYLLLFFIESILEKMTLQEQLHQVSGQYHQEAQKMKQLIDATPLGVMSVDKMGNVTAINDMMLRLFQVQGQVRSEDLIGKPFNYLRKRYGMEYPDIQLARSLQGEKTNAEVLQYNEKILISTISSIRNPKTDEVVGAVGMAHDVTELQMLRTEIGNLERLSLVGQMAASITHEIRNPMAVVRGFVQLMREKSDQSLHDYYRIVLEELDRANMIINDFLSLAQNRIVETEESHLHDIVNDLSPLLWADANLRGLGIEMRFASDVPHLHLNEKEIKQLILNLVRNGMEAMNGKGTLTIETKRVKNTVQLIVQDTGEGIPQDTLDKMFEPFYTTKSKGTGLGLPLCLSIVERHKGKIAVESVQGEGTTFVVSFQADVA from the coding sequence ATGAAACCCAAAGTATCCGGTCTGCTTAGTAATTTCAGAATTTTATTCGCCTTCTTCAGTATGATCGCCTTTCTATTATCTATGGCATTCTCTTATTGTACGCCAGATGAATTCTACTATGATTTTCGCATGGTTCCACTCCTAATTGGTATTTTGTATACCGGGTTTCGATCGAGTATCGTACTGGTCGCAATTTATATTGGAGCACATTTTCTTTTTTTTGATCAAAATGAAATGTGGAATCTTCCGAGTGATGTAGGGCTCTATCTCATTCCTCTTGCCATGTATTTCATCCCAAAGTTTCGAGCAGGAGATGCCTCGAAGCGTATTCGTATTGCCACTTATATCGTTGTCGCTGGCATGGTTCTCTCTTATATTGTTTATATCGTTAGAGTTCGCAGCATGATGGTGCAATTAGATTTCTCCAAAGTGCTGTATGAAGTGCTGTTCAGCGGGATTTGTATGCTTACAGCCTATTTATTGCTATTTTTCATAGAAAGTATTCTCGAGAAGATGACATTGCAAGAGCAGCTCCACCAAGTATCAGGACAATATCACCAAGAGGCGCAGAAAATGAAGCAGCTAATCGACGCTACTCCGCTCGGCGTGATGTCGGTAGACAAGATGGGGAATGTGACGGCGATTAATGATATGATGCTGCGATTATTCCAGGTACAAGGGCAAGTGAGAAGCGAGGATTTGATCGGAAAACCGTTCAATTACTTGCGAAAGCGCTATGGTATGGAGTATCCGGATATTCAATTGGCACGTTCCTTGCAAGGCGAGAAGACCAATGCGGAAGTCCTCCAATATAACGAGAAAATCCTCATCTCGACCATCTCGAGCATTCGCAATCCGAAGACGGATGAAGTCGTAGGCGCAGTAGGGATGGCGCACGATGTAACAGAACTGCAGATGCTGCGCACGGAGATTGGTAATCTGGAGCGGCTCAGCCTCGTCGGGCAGATGGCTGCGAGTATTACCCACGAGATTCGGAATCCGATGGCTGTTGTGCGCGGGTTCGTTCAGTTGATGCGCGAGAAGAGCGATCAATCGCTGCATGATTATTATCGAATCGTGCTCGAGGAATTGGATCGCGCGAATATGATTATTAATGACTTCCTCTCCTTGGCGCAGAATCGCATTGTGGAGACGGAAGAGAGTCATCTGCATGATATTGTAAACGATTTAAGTCCGCTGCTGTGGGCAGATGCGAACTTGCGGGGACTTGGCATCGAAATGCGTTTTGCTTCGGATGTCCCGCATCTGCACCTGAATGAGAAGGAGATTAAGCAGCTTATATTGAATCTGGTACGTAACGGAATGGAAGCGATGAACGGCAAGGGGACGTTAACGATTGAGACGAAGCGGGTGAAAAATACGGTTCAGCTCATCGTTCAAGATACCGGGGAAGGGATTCCACAGGATACGCTGGATAAAATGTTCGAACCGTTCTATACGACGAAATCCAAGGGAACAGGCCTTGGACTGCCGTTATGCCTGAGTATCGTTGAGCGGCACAAAGGTAAAATCGCGGTTGAATCTGTGCAGGGGGAAGGAACGACGTTCGTCGTATCCTTCCAGGCAGATGTAGCATAA
- a CDS encoding ABC transporter ATP-binding protein — MTREQVLIACDQVTYTYDGEACPAVREVSLTIRQGDFVTIYGPNGSGKSTLCQMMNGLIPGQLGGELHGKITVQDYELQGDPAEVHQLSPQIGFVFQDPDAQLVVGRVEDELAFAPENLRVARGEIIRRLEETLRQVAMEDYRERHVHQLSGGQKQRIAIAAVLTMKTPVLILDDVTSSLDAEGKQSVFELLNALHEQGVTCIVTASRIDAIPRATNRLITMESGEILSDVPVTDKEQLPVIAPSLEAMQTGLPKRRIGMEPMIEIRELTYRYPNGYLGLKPCSFDVFPGEITAVTGPNGCGKSTLTKLLMGLLPAGKGTIRMQGEDITKSSIYDRAKWLSYVHQQPEHQFIANTVMEECIYSLRAKQENGRDEGWSRSVLEEQGSRMLDRIGLYEKRDRHPFQLSQGEKRLLSVASMWLTNPKLLILDEPTSGQDQANTRRIFECCTEMAEQGVSILVVTHDQQWIESWVHRTIQLYNSAVKK, encoded by the coding sequence ATGACAAGAGAGCAAGTGTTGATCGCATGTGATCAGGTGACATATACCTATGATGGCGAGGCGTGCCCTGCCGTCCGTGAGGTGTCTCTGACGATCCGACAAGGTGATTTCGTGACGATCTATGGGCCGAATGGCAGTGGGAAATCAACCTTATGCCAGATGATGAATGGACTAATTCCAGGACAGCTGGGTGGAGAGTTGCATGGGAAAATAACCGTGCAGGATTATGAATTGCAAGGCGATCCGGCAGAAGTCCACCAATTATCGCCCCAGATCGGCTTCGTCTTTCAGGACCCGGATGCGCAATTAGTTGTGGGGCGGGTTGAGGATGAGCTTGCGTTTGCCCCAGAAAATTTGCGCGTAGCACGCGGAGAAATCATCCGTCGATTGGAAGAAACGCTTCGTCAGGTTGCGATGGAGGATTATCGAGAACGTCATGTGCACCAGCTCTCCGGTGGGCAGAAGCAGAGGATTGCGATCGCAGCTGTACTAACGATGAAGACGCCTGTTCTGATCTTAGACGATGTTACGTCGAGTCTGGACGCTGAAGGCAAGCAATCCGTCTTCGAACTGCTCAATGCATTACATGAACAGGGAGTCACTTGTATTGTGACCGCATCGCGAATCGATGCGATTCCGCGCGCTACCAACAGACTTATCACGATGGAATCGGGAGAGATCCTGTCGGATGTACCCGTCACGGATAAGGAGCAATTGCCCGTAATCGCACCATCGTTAGAAGCTATGCAGACAGGTCTACCGAAGCGGCGAATTGGAATGGAGCCTATGATTGAGATTCGTGAACTAACGTATCGCTATCCGAATGGCTATCTGGGGCTGAAGCCTTGCTCATTCGATGTATTCCCTGGAGAAATTACGGCGGTCACAGGGCCGAACGGATGTGGGAAGTCGACTCTTACGAAATTGCTCATGGGGTTGCTGCCGGCAGGGAAGGGTACGATTCGGATGCAGGGTGAGGATATAACCAAATCTTCCATTTACGATCGTGCGAAGTGGCTCAGCTATGTGCATCAGCAGCCTGAACACCAGTTTATTGCGAACACGGTAATGGAAGAGTGCATTTACAGTTTGCGCGCGAAGCAAGAGAACGGGCGAGACGAAGGATGGAGCCGGAGCGTGCTGGAGGAGCAGGGCAGCCGGATGCTGGATCGCATAGGCTTGTACGAGAAGCGGGATCGTCATCCATTTCAGTTGAGCCAAGGCGAGAAGAGACTATTAAGCGTTGCATCCATGTGGTTGACGAATCCGAAGCTGCTCATTCTGGACGAACCGACAAGCGGCCAGGATCAAGCCAATACGAGGCGAATCTTCGAATGCTGTACGGAGATGGCAGAGCAAGGGGTGTCGATTCTCGTCGTCACGCATGATCAACAGTGGATCGAATCATGGGTCCATCGAACGATACAACTCTATAATTCTGCTGTAAAAAAGTGA